The Nocardioides salarius genome includes a region encoding these proteins:
- a CDS encoding SLC13 family permease, with product MTSTDQAAPPQHEGGPTRSARHTWGVRVLGVVIAAAVYLALGGAELSQDGRVVAAVGALMATWWMTEALPLAATALLPIALLPALTDGVAVPDATAPYADPIVFLFLGGFLIAIAMQKWDLHRRIALLTLRRVGTHPRRIILGMMIATAFLSMWVSNTATTLMMLPIALSVLALVVENSAGSRQSTDEAELTERLGGRESLHEVIDDPDVRLFGVALLLSVAWAASIGGLGTLLGSPPNAIVAGYLSTELGRDVGFAEWMMLGLPLVVVFLALAWLLVTRVIFRFRLDSIPGGRELIDSQIDDLGPASQGEKVVLAVFATAAFFWVVPGVLASIGDLGERAPWLDGFDDTAIAITAGLVMFLIPGDDRGRMTLEWQDAERGLPWGVLLLFGGGLSLAGAVAATGLDAWFGEQVGALGALPIVLLLAAVVALVLLLTEVTSNTATAATFIPVLGGVAAGLGVDPVTLLIPAALAATCAFMLPVGTPPNAIVFGTGAVRIADMARGGAVLNVLGVVLITVFTVTIGPFALDLVL from the coding sequence ATGACCAGCACGGACCAGGCGGCGCCGCCGCAGCACGAGGGCGGGCCCACCCGCTCGGCACGGCACACGTGGGGGGTGCGGGTGCTCGGCGTCGTCATCGCCGCCGCGGTCTACCTGGCCCTGGGTGGCGCCGAGCTCTCCCAGGACGGGCGCGTCGTCGCCGCCGTGGGCGCCCTGATGGCCACCTGGTGGATGACCGAGGCCCTCCCTCTGGCGGCCACGGCCCTGCTGCCCATCGCGCTGCTGCCCGCGCTGACCGACGGCGTCGCCGTCCCCGACGCGACGGCGCCGTACGCCGACCCCATCGTCTTCCTCTTCCTCGGAGGATTCCTGATCGCGATCGCCATGCAGAAGTGGGACCTGCACCGGCGCATCGCCCTGCTCACGCTGCGCCGCGTCGGCACCCACCCGCGCCGGATCATCCTCGGGATGATGATCGCGACGGCCTTCTTGTCCATGTGGGTCTCCAACACCGCCACGACGCTGATGATGCTGCCCATCGCCCTGTCGGTGCTGGCACTGGTCGTCGAGAACAGCGCCGGCAGCCGGCAGAGCACCGACGAGGCCGAGCTCACCGAGCGCCTCGGCGGGCGCGAGAGCCTCCACGAGGTCATCGACGACCCCGACGTGCGGCTCTTCGGCGTCGCCCTGCTGCTCTCGGTCGCCTGGGCGGCCTCCATCGGCGGTCTCGGCACCCTGCTGGGCTCGCCGCCCAACGCGATCGTGGCCGGCTACCTGTCCACCGAGCTCGGCCGCGACGTCGGCTTCGCGGAGTGGATGATGCTCGGCCTCCCCCTCGTGGTGGTCTTCCTGGCCCTCGCCTGGCTGCTGGTGACCCGGGTGATCTTCCGCTTCCGGCTCGACTCGATCCCTGGTGGGCGCGAGCTGATCGACTCCCAGATCGACGACCTCGGCCCGGCCAGCCAGGGCGAGAAGGTGGTGCTGGCGGTCTTCGCCACCGCGGCCTTCTTCTGGGTCGTGCCCGGTGTGCTGGCCAGCATCGGCGACCTCGGCGAGCGGGCCCCCTGGCTCGACGGCTTCGACGACACCGCGATCGCCATCACCGCCGGCCTGGTGATGTTCCTGATCCCCGGCGACGACCGCGGCCGGATGACCCTGGAGTGGCAGGACGCCGAGCGCGGTCTCCCGTGGGGCGTGCTGCTCCTGTTCGGCGGCGGCCTCAGCCTCGCCGGCGCCGTGGCCGCCACCGGGCTCGACGCCTGGTTCGGCGAGCAGGTGGGCGCTCTGGGCGCGCTGCCGATCGTCCTGCTGCTCGCCGCCGTCGTCGCGCTGGTGCTGCTGCTGACCGAGGTCACCAGCAACACCGCGACCGCCGCGACCTTCATCCCCGTGCTCGGCGGCGTCGCCGCCGGCCTCGGTGTCGACCCGGTGACCCTGTTGATCCCGGCCGCGCTCGCGGCGACCTGCGCGTTCATGCTGCCGGTCGGCACCCCGCCCAACGCCATCGTCTTCGGCACCGGTGCGGTGCGCATCGCCGACATGGCGCGCGGCGGGGCCGTGCTCAACGTGCTCGGCGTCGTCCTCATCACGGTCTTCACCGTCACGATCGGCCCGTTCGCTCTCGACCTGGTGCTGTGA
- the rpsA gene encoding 30S ribosomal protein S1 — translation MTSTISTLPDYDAPQIAINDIGSEEDFLAAIDATIKYFNDGDIVDGTIVKVDRDEVLLDIGYKTEGVIPSRELSIKHDVDPNEVVAVGDKVEALVLQKEDKEGRLILSKKRAQYERAWGTIEQVKEEDGVVEGTVIEVVKGGLILDIGLRGFLPASLVEMRRVRDLQPYVGQTLEAKIIELDKNRNNVVLSRRAWLEQTQSEVRHGFLTQLQKGQIRKGVVSSIVNFGAFVDLGGVDGLVHVSELSWKHIDHPSEVVAVGDEVTVEVLDVDMDRERVSLSLKATQEDPWQHFARTHQIGQIVPGKVTKLVPFGSFVRVEEGIEGLVHISELAERHVEIPEQVVQVNDDVMVKIIDIDLERRRISLSLKQANETAAASDVEEFDPTLYGMTATYDEQGNYVYPEGFDPETGEWLEGFDDQRAVWEEQYAKAHARWEAHVKQQAEAKVAEVEAGEATSYSSGGSTSTDEVEGVETDGGSLASDEALQALREKLTGGGN, via the coding sequence ATGACGAGCACCATCTCCACTCTTCCTGACTACGACGCGCCGCAGATCGCGATCAACGACATCGGGTCGGAAGAGGACTTCCTCGCCGCGATCGACGCGACCATCAAGTACTTCAACGACGGCGACATCGTCGACGGCACCATCGTCAAGGTGGACCGCGACGAGGTCCTGCTGGACATCGGCTACAAGACCGAGGGCGTCATCCCCTCGCGCGAGCTGTCGATCAAGCACGACGTCGACCCCAACGAGGTCGTCGCCGTCGGCGACAAGGTCGAGGCCCTCGTCCTCCAGAAGGAGGACAAGGAAGGCCGTCTGATCCTGTCCAAGAAGCGCGCGCAGTACGAGCGGGCCTGGGGCACCATCGAGCAGGTCAAGGAGGAGGACGGCGTCGTCGAGGGCACCGTCATCGAGGTCGTCAAGGGCGGCCTCATCCTCGACATCGGCCTGCGCGGCTTCCTGCCCGCCTCGCTGGTGGAGATGCGCCGCGTCCGCGACCTGCAGCCCTACGTGGGCCAGACGCTCGAGGCGAAGATCATCGAGCTCGACAAGAACCGCAACAACGTGGTCCTGTCCCGTCGCGCCTGGCTCGAGCAGACCCAGTCCGAGGTCCGCCACGGCTTCCTCACCCAGCTGCAGAAGGGCCAGATCCGCAAGGGTGTCGTGTCCTCGATCGTCAACTTCGGTGCCTTCGTGGACCTCGGTGGCGTCGACGGCCTCGTGCACGTCTCGGAGCTGTCCTGGAAGCACATCGACCACCCCTCCGAGGTCGTGGCCGTGGGCGACGAGGTCACCGTCGAGGTCCTCGATGTCGACATGGACCGCGAGCGGGTCTCGCTGTCGCTCAAGGCGACGCAGGAGGACCCCTGGCAGCACTTCGCCCGGACCCACCAGATCGGTCAGATCGTGCCCGGCAAGGTCACCAAGCTGGTGCCCTTCGGCTCGTTCGTCCGCGTCGAGGAGGGCATCGAGGGCCTGGTGCACATCTCCGAGCTCGCCGAGCGTCACGTCGAGATCCCCGAGCAGGTCGTCCAGGTCAACGACGACGTCATGGTCAAGATCATCGACATCGACCTCGAGCGTCGCCGGATCTCGCTGTCGCTCAAGCAGGCCAACGAGACCGCTGCCGCGTCGGACGTCGAGGAGTTCGACCCGACGCTGTACGGCATGACCGCGACCTACGACGAGCAGGGCAACTACGTCTACCCCGAGGGCTTCGACCCCGAGACGGGCGAGTGGCTCGAGGGCTTCGACGACCAGCGCGCCGTCTGGGAGGAGCAGTACGCCAAGGCGCACGCTCGCTGGGAGGCCCACGTCAAGCAGCAGGCCGAGGCCAAGGTGGCCGAGGTCGAGGCCGGCGAGGCCACCTCGTACTCCAGCGGTGGCAGCACCAGCACCGACGAGGTCGAGGGTGTCGAGACCGACGGCGGCTCGCTCGCCTCGGACGAGGCGCTGCAGGCGCTGCGTGAGAAGCTCACCGGCGGCGGCAACTGA
- a CDS encoding class I adenylate-forming enzyme family protein: MPTPLPEGSRVALLVSGSLLLLEAVMALLARGVLPVPLDPRLTAYERERILSGLDPALVVTDEEALAALLDDVRPEGPLSGWMPRARPMHVTSGTTGTPKGVSSGLLSPADAAALVAEERDLWGFAATDVNLVLSPLYHSAPLRFAMGTVLAGGRVVVPGPFDVERTTRAIETERPTTMFCVPTHLQRLFAHWDEVGTPDLSSFRVVAHAGAPCPLSTKRRLLETFPPRSTWEFYGSTEGQFTACRSEEWLERPGTVGRARPGRRLHVDDDGTIWCTVPEHARFEYHGAPDKTAAAWRETPDGPAFTVGDVGRLDDDGYLYLDGRRTDLIITGGVNVYPLEVEHALREHPAVDDVAVFAVPDPDWGQRVCAAVVGAATEEQLDDWARQHLAPPKRPKTWTHVPDLPRTATGKVRRDQLAPHRQG; encoded by the coding sequence GGCGCTGCTGGCCCGCGGCGTCCTGCCGGTGCCCCTCGACCCGCGGCTGACGGCGTACGAGCGGGAGCGCATCCTCAGCGGCCTCGACCCCGCCCTCGTGGTCACCGACGAGGAGGCACTGGCGGCGCTGCTCGACGACGTCCGCCCCGAAGGCCCGCTGAGCGGGTGGATGCCGCGCGCCCGCCCGATGCACGTCACCAGCGGCACCACCGGCACCCCCAAGGGCGTGAGCAGCGGACTGCTCTCCCCCGCCGACGCGGCAGCGCTGGTCGCCGAGGAGCGCGACCTGTGGGGCTTCGCCGCCACCGACGTCAACCTCGTCCTCAGCCCGCTCTACCACTCCGCGCCGCTCCGGTTCGCCATGGGCACGGTGCTGGCCGGCGGCCGGGTGGTCGTGCCCGGTCCGTTCGACGTCGAGCGGACCACCCGGGCGATCGAGACCGAGCGGCCCACGACCATGTTCTGCGTGCCGACGCACCTGCAGCGCCTCTTCGCGCACTGGGACGAGGTCGGCACCCCCGACCTGAGCAGCTTCCGCGTCGTCGCGCACGCCGGCGCGCCCTGTCCCCTGTCCACCAAGCGACGCCTCCTCGAGACCTTCCCTCCCCGCTCCACCTGGGAGTTCTACGGCTCCACCGAGGGCCAGTTCACCGCCTGCCGCAGCGAGGAGTGGCTCGAGCGCCCCGGCACCGTCGGGCGGGCGCGACCCGGGCGCCGCCTGCACGTCGACGACGACGGCACCATCTGGTGCACCGTGCCCGAGCACGCCCGCTTCGAGTACCACGGCGCACCCGACAAGACCGCCGCCGCCTGGCGCGAGACGCCGGACGGTCCGGCCTTCACCGTCGGCGACGTCGGCCGCCTCGACGACGACGGCTACCTCTACCTCGACGGACGACGCACCGACCTGATCATCACCGGCGGCGTCAACGTCTACCCGCTCGAGGTCGAGCACGCCCTGCGCGAGCACCCCGCGGTCGACGACGTGGCGGTCTTCGCCGTCCCCGACCCCGACTGGGGCCAGCGGGTCTGCGCGGCGGTCGTGGGCGCGGCGACCGAGGAGCAGCTCGACGACTGGGCCCGCCAGCACCTCGCTCCGCCCAAGCGGCCCAAGACCTGGACCCACGTGCCCGACCTGCCCCGCACCGCGACCGGCAAGGTACGCCGCGACCAGCTCGCGCCCCACCGTCAGGGGTGA
- a CDS encoding helix-turn-helix domain-containing protein, translating into MLSNVAVLVYDGVAPFELGVVCEAFGVDRRDDGVPLVDFAVCAPRPGQVATDAGFSILVEHGLDRLEQADLVCVPAMPRTPGLPEGVAGALQRVVARGARVLSVCSGAFTLGEAGLLDGRACTTHWRHTAELAERFPLAQVVPEVLYVDAGQVVTGAGTAAGIDACLHLWRQEHGSRVAGAVARRMVVAPQRDGGQAQFIARAVPDCEAETLGPLLTWIVEHLDEELGVDALARRALMSPRTFARRFREETGTTPHSWVTHQRVAAAEELLERSDLGVEQIAARVGFGNAATLRQQFSRVRGISPQQYRRQFAC; encoded by the coding sequence ATGCTCAGCAACGTCGCCGTCCTCGTCTACGACGGGGTCGCGCCCTTCGAGCTCGGTGTCGTCTGCGAGGCGTTCGGAGTCGACCGGCGAGACGACGGCGTGCCCCTGGTCGACTTCGCCGTGTGTGCGCCGCGACCAGGACAGGTCGCGACGGACGCCGGCTTCTCGATCCTGGTCGAGCACGGGCTGGACCGGCTGGAGCAGGCCGACCTCGTCTGCGTCCCGGCGATGCCACGCACGCCCGGCCTGCCGGAGGGCGTCGCCGGAGCGCTGCAGCGCGTGGTAGCTCGCGGCGCGCGCGTGCTCTCGGTCTGCTCGGGGGCCTTCACGCTCGGGGAGGCAGGGCTCCTCGACGGCCGCGCCTGCACCACGCACTGGCGACACACGGCCGAGCTCGCCGAGCGGTTCCCGCTGGCGCAGGTGGTGCCCGAGGTCCTGTACGTCGACGCCGGCCAGGTCGTGACCGGCGCCGGCACCGCGGCCGGCATCGACGCCTGCCTGCACCTGTGGCGCCAGGAGCACGGTTCCCGGGTCGCCGGAGCGGTCGCCAGAAGGATGGTGGTGGCCCCGCAGCGCGACGGGGGACAGGCGCAGTTCATCGCGCGGGCCGTGCCCGACTGTGAGGCCGAGACGCTGGGCCCGCTGCTGACGTGGATCGTGGAGCACCTCGACGAGGAGCTGGGTGTCGATGCCCTCGCGCGCCGGGCGTTGATGTCACCGCGGACGTTCGCACGGCGCTTCCGCGAGGAGACCGGTACCACCCCGCACAGCTGGGTGACCCACCAGCGGGTGGCCGCCGCGGAGGAGCTGCTCGAGCGCAGCGACCTGGGCGTCGAGCAGATCGCCGCCAGGGTCGGCTTCGGCAACGCGGCGACCTTGCGCCAGCAGTTCAGCCGGGTGCGGGGGATCAGTCCTCAGCAGTACCGGCGCCAGTTCGCCTGCTGA